In a single window of the Amia ocellicauda isolate fAmiCal2 chromosome 20, fAmiCal2.hap1, whole genome shotgun sequence genome:
- the bmpr1aa gene encoding bone morphogenetic protein receptor, type IAa, which produces MTRLPVYITILGACFFLVLKAEGGHNPDHMLHGTGAKSGSDPNRLADGSTVSPEDAARFLTCYCSGHCPENANNNTCKTNGQCFAIIEEDEHGESLLTSGCMKNEGSDFQCKDSPRAQTRRTIECCQTDFCNRDLQPTLPPPLPKGPLFGSAHWLAFLISVTICCCVLVVITVICYYRYKWQTERRRYNRDLEQDEAFIPVGESLKDLIDQSQTSGSGSGLPLLVQRTIAKQIQMVRQIGKGRYGEVWLGRWRGEKVAVKVFFSREEASWFRETEIYQTVLMRHENILGFIAADIKGTGAFTQLFLITDYHENGSLYDFLKFTTLDTKSLLKLAYSAACGLCHLHTEIYGTQGKPAIAHRDLKSKNILMKKNGTCCIADLGLAVKFNSDTNEVDVPLSTRVGTKRYMAPEVLDETLNKNHFQAYIVADIYSYGLIVWEMARRCITGGIVEEYQLPYYDMVPADPSYEDMREVVCVKCLRPAVSNRWNSDECLRAMLKLMSECWAHNPASRLTALRVKKTLAKMVESQDIKI; this is translated from the exons ATGACGAGACTTCCAGTTTACATCACGATTTTAGGAGCCTGCTTCTTCCTCGTACTCAAGGCTGAAG GCGGTCACAACCCAGACCACATGCTCCATGGCACGGGGGCCAAATCCGGATCCGACCCCAACCGGTTAGCGGATGGGTCAACGGTGTCTCCTGAAGATGCCGCCCGCTTCCTGACCTGCTACTGCTCTGGGCACTGCCCCGAGAATGCCAACAACAACACCTGCAA GACTAATGGCCAGTGCTTTGCCATCATCGAGGAGGATGAGCACGGGGAGTCTCTGCTGACCTCGGGCTGCATGAAGAACGAAGGCTCAGATTTTCAGTGCAAG GACTCCCCCCGAGCTCAGACGAGACGTACCATCGAGTGCTGCCAGACCGACTTCTGCAATCGGGATCTACAGCCGACGCTACCTCCTCCCCTTCCAAAAG GCCCTCTCTTTGGCAGCGCACACTGGCTTGCCTTCTTGATATCGGTGACAATATGCTGCTGTGTGCTGGTCGTCATTACTGTCATCTGCTATTATAG ATATAAATGGCAGACGGAGAGGCGGCGCTATAACCGAGACCTGGAGCAAGACGAGGCCTTCATCCCAGTGGGAGAGTCGCTGAAGGATCTGATTGACCAGTCCCAGACCTCTGGCAGCGGCTCTGGGCTGCCCCTGCTG GTGCAGCGGACGATCGCCAAGCAGATCCAGATGGTGCGTCAGATTGGGAAGGGACGCTACGGGGAGGTGTGGCTGGGCCGCTGGCGGGGGGAGAAGGTGGCGGTCAAGGTGTTCTTCTCTCGGGAGGAGGCCAGCTGGTTCCGAGAAACCGAGATCTACCAGACGGTGCTCATGCGGCACGAAAATATCCTCG GGTTTATTGCAGCGGACATCAAAGGCACTGGGGCCTTCACCCAGCTCTTCCTCATCACCGACTACCATGAGAACGGCTCCCTGTACGACTTCCTGAAGTTCACCACGCTGGACACCAAGTCCCTGCTCAAGCTGGCCTACTCGGCCGCCTGCGGGCTCTGCCACCTGCACACCGAGATCTACGGCACCCAGGGCAAGCCGGCCATCGCCCACCGCGACCTCAAGAGCAAGAACATCCTGATGAAGAAGAACGGCACCTGCTGCATAGCTGACCTGGGGCTGGCCGTCAAATTCAACAG TGACACCAATGAGGTGGACGTCCCCCTGAGCACTCGCGTGGGGACCAAGCGCTACATGGCCCCGGAGGTCCTGGACGAGACGCTGAATAAGAACCACTTCCAGGCCTACATTGTGGCCGACATCTACAGCTACGGGCTGATCGTCTGGGAGATGGCGAGGCGGTGCATCACGGGAG GCATCGTGGAGGAGTACCAGCTACCTTACTATGACATGGTGCCCGCAGACCCGTCCTACGAAGACATGCGGGAGGTGGTGTGTGTCAAGTGCCTGCGGCCCGCCGTGTCCAACCGGTGGAACAGCGACGAG TGTCTCAGGGCGATGCTGAAGCTGATGTCCGAGTGCTGGGCCCACAATCCTGCCTCCCGCTTGACGGCGCTGCGAGTGAAGAAGACCCTGGCCAAAATGGTGGAATCTCAGGACATCAAAATATGA